Proteins found in one Triticum aestivum cultivar Chinese Spring chromosome 4D, IWGSC CS RefSeq v2.1, whole genome shotgun sequence genomic segment:
- the LOC123096525 gene encoding calcium uniporter protein 6, mitochondrial: MLRAAASRLLVPLRRPSLSPAPSTAACTLRHLRLFSPPPQPRRGPDAEVTPAEARRLVRLVGVEALKRRLREDGRGEVVGYGELLDACVEAGAARTRGEAEVLARAMDDAGVVLLFRDKAYLHPEKVVDLVRRAVPLALAPDNDTRKEEFKQLQEKKEEIDKLAHKQVRRVLWTGLGFFMFQVGIFFRLTFWEFSWDVMEPIAFFTTTSGLLVGYAYFVITSRDPTYQDFMERMFDSRRRKLCVKHGFNMEKYLELQKHCKCPLEGNHSQGHD; encoded by the exons atgTTGCGCGCAGCCGCTTCCCGCCTCCTCGTGCCCCTCCGGAGGCCCTCCCTGTCTCCGGCACCTTCCACGGCGGCCTGCACTCTGCGGCACCTCCGCCTCttctccccgccgccgcagccgcgtcGGGGTCCGGATGCGGAGGTGACGCCGGCGGAGGCGCGGCGTCTGGTGCGGCTCGTGGGCGTGGAGGCGCTCAAGAGGCGGCTGCGGGAGGACGGGCGCGGCGAGGTGGTCGGCTACGGGGAGCTCCTCGACGCATGCGTGGAGGCCGGCGCGGCCCGCACGCGCGGCGAGGCGGAGGTGCTGGCCCGGGCCATGGACGACGCCGGCGTCGTGCTTCTCTTCCGGGACAAGGCGTACCTCCACCCCGAGAAG GTTGTGGACCTGGTCAGAAGGGCGGTGCCGCTTGCACTCGCACCAGACAACGACACGAGAAAGGAAGAGTTTAAGCAGCTCCAGGAAAAGAAGGAAGAGATCGACAAGCTGGCACACAAGCAAGTCCGGCGAGTCCTGTGGACTGGCTTAGGGTTCTTCATGTTCCAGGTTGGGATCTTCTTCCGTCTCACGTTCTGGGAGTTCTCATGGGACGTGATGGAGCCGATCGCCTTCTTCACGACCACCTCGGGGCTGCTGGTTGGCTATGCCTACTTCGTCATCACCTCAAGGGACCCGACGTATCAAGACTTCATGGAGAGGATGTTTGATTCGAGGAGGAGAAAGCTTTGCGTGAAGCATGGTTTCAACATGGAGAAGTACCTGGAGCTGCAGAAACATTGCAAGTGCCCTCTGGAAGGCAATCATTCTCAGGGGCATGACTAG